The Arachis hypogaea cultivar Tifrunner chromosome 16, arahy.Tifrunner.gnm2.J5K5, whole genome shotgun sequence genome contains a region encoding:
- the LOC112755269 gene encoding hydroquinone glucosyltransferase: protein MAKTTRIAIVTSPGLTHLVPILEFSKRFLELHPNFHVTCMIPSLGPHPDSTKSYLQTLPSNIHSILLPSINKQDLPQGAYPGVLIQKTVTLSLPSIRDTLKSLTLREPLAALIADAFAFEALSFAKEFNFLSYIYFPSTVMALSLSLHLPKLDEQVTGEYKDLQHPIYLPGCEPVFGRDLPSPMQNRSSDAYKLYLERSKGLSNVNGFIINSFLELESAAMKALAKEKSCFSFYAVGPITQKRSSSNDGDEELECLRWLDKQPHSSVLYVSFGSGGTLSQSAINELALGLELSGQRFLWVLRAPSDSSSAAYLDNQKNEDPLKFLPSGFLERTKEKGLVLPSWAPQVQILSHDSVGGFLSHCGWNSVLESVQVGVPIITWPLFAEQRMNAVLLVDGLKVAVRPNIGEDGIVEKEEVSKVIKCLMEQEEGKAMRKRMEDLKAYAADAVKKDAGSSTHALSQLASKWENFSGIEDNN, encoded by the coding sequence ATGGCAAAAACAACGCGCATAGCTATTGTTACAAGTCCTGGCTTGACCCACCTAGTTCCAATACTTGAGTTCTCCAAAAGATTCTTGGAGCTTCACCCAAATTTTCATGTCACTTGCATGATTCCCTCACTTGGGCCACACCCAGATTCAACCAAATCCTACCTTCAAACTCTTCCTTCAAACATTCACTCCATCCTTCTCCCTTCAATCAACAAACAAGACTTGCCCCAAGGAGCATACCCTGGAGTTCTTATTCAAAAAACCGTTACCCTCTCTCTCCCATCAATTCGTGACACCCTTAAATCCCTCACCTTAAGGGAACCACTTGCAGCTTTGATCGCAGATGCTTTCGCCTTCGAAGCACTTTCATTCGCTAAGGAGTTCAATTTCTTGTCCTACATTTACTTCCCTTCTACAGTTATGGCTCTCTCATTGTCTTTGCATTTGCCAAAACTTGATGAGCAAGTTACCGGTGAGTACAAAGACCTACAACATCCTATCTATTTACCCGGTTGTGAACCAGTTTTCGGGCGAGATCTTCCATCTCCAATGCAAAATCGATCCAGTGATGCTTACAAACTCTATCTAGAACGTTCCAAAGGATTGAGTAATGTAAATGGATTCATAATCAACAGCTTCTTGGAATTGGAATCAGCTGCTATGAAAGCACTTGCAAAGGAGAAAAGTTGCTTCAGCTTTTATGCTGTTGGACCAATTACACAAAAAAGGTCATCAAGCAATGATGGTGATGAGGAATTAGAGTGTTTAAGATGGTTGGATAAACAGCCACATAGTTCTGTTTTGTATGTTTCTTTCGGAAGCGGCGGAACACTCTCTCAAAGCGCAATCAATGAGCTAGCTTTGGGTTTGGAATTGAGTGGTCAAAGGTTTTTATGGGTTCTTAGAGCACCAAGTGATTCATCTAGTGCTGCTTACTTAGACAACCAAAAGAACGAGGATCCATTGAAATTTTTACCAAGTGGGTTTCTAGAAAGAACCAAAGAGAAAGGTTTGGTTTTGCCATCATGGGCACCCCAAGTACAAATCCTTAGTCACGATTCAGTTGGTGGGTTTTTGAGTCATTGTGGTTGGAACTCGGTGTTGGAAAGTGTGCAAGTGGGAGTTCCAATAATCACATGGCCACTCTTTGCAGAGCAGAGgatgaatgctgtgttgttagtTGATGGACTCAAAGTGGCGGTGAGGCCGAATATTGGAGAAGATGGTATTGTTGAAAAGGAGGAAGTTTCAAAGGTGATAAAGTGTCTAATGGAGCAGGAAGAAGGAAAAGCAATGCGCAAAAGAATGGAGGATTTAAAAGCTTATGCTGCTGATGCAGTGAAGAAAGATGCTGGTTCTTCAACGCATGCGTTGTCACAATTGGCTAGTAAGTGGGAAAACTTTAGTGGGATTGAAGAtaacaattaa